A portion of the Pseudomonas sp. PSE14 genome contains these proteins:
- a CDS encoding lytic murein transglycosylase — protein MRTSLALSLLLPAALAQAVPGDDFGACLDRLQDKARASGVSAASYARFTQGLQADMSVLPLLDAQPEFTTPIWDYLAGLVDEQRVADGKAMMTEHAELLRKVAARYQVDPAAVVAVWGVESDYGRITGKRPLLVSLSTLSCYGRRQSFFQGEFIATLKLLQAGDIRDSGITGSWAGAFGQTQFMPSTYARIAEDFDGDGHRDLVGSTADALASTANYLRKAGWREGQPWGYEVKLPAGFDPALAGRTKRRALSDWTARGVRRIDGKPIPSLDSKAAILLPAGAQGPAFLVLRNYDAIYSYNAAESYALAISLLSDRLRGEPGLRTAWPTDDPGLSRVQRKELQELLQQRGYDIGKADGMIGDVTRRAIQEEQRKRGISPADGRAGQKILKALQGG, from the coding sequence TTGCGCACTTCCCTGGCCCTTTCCCTCCTGTTGCCGGCCGCGCTGGCGCAGGCGGTTCCCGGCGACGACTTCGGCGCCTGCCTGGATCGCCTGCAGGACAAGGCCCGGGCCAGTGGCGTCAGCGCCGCCAGCTACGCGCGCTTCACCCAGGGCCTGCAGGCGGACATGAGCGTGCTGCCGCTGCTCGATGCGCAGCCGGAGTTCACCACGCCGATCTGGGATTACCTGGCGGGACTGGTGGACGAGCAGCGCGTGGCCGACGGCAAGGCGATGATGACCGAGCACGCCGAGCTGCTGCGCAAGGTTGCCGCGCGTTACCAGGTCGACCCGGCCGCCGTGGTCGCGGTGTGGGGCGTGGAGAGCGATTACGGGCGCATCACCGGCAAGCGGCCGCTGCTGGTGTCGCTGTCCACCTTGTCCTGCTACGGGCGGCGGCAGTCGTTCTTCCAGGGCGAGTTCATCGCCACCCTCAAGCTGCTGCAGGCGGGCGACATCCGCGACAGCGGCATCACCGGCTCCTGGGCCGGCGCCTTCGGCCAGACGCAGTTCATGCCGTCCACCTACGCGCGCATTGCCGAAGACTTCGACGGCGACGGCCATCGCGACCTGGTAGGCAGCACCGCCGACGCCCTGGCATCAACCGCCAACTACCTGCGCAAGGCGGGCTGGCGCGAAGGCCAACCGTGGGGCTACGAGGTGAAACTGCCAGCTGGCTTCGACCCGGCGCTGGCCGGGCGCACCAAGCGCCGGGCGCTTTCGGACTGGACCGCGCGCGGTGTGCGGCGCATCGATGGCAAGCCGATCCCGAGCCTGGATTCGAAGGCTGCCATCCTGTTGCCGGCCGGGGCGCAGGGGCCGGCCTTCCTGGTGCTGCGCAACTACGACGCGATCTACTCCTACAACGCGGCGGAGAGCTATGCGCTGGCCATTTCCCTGCTGTCCGATCGCCTGCGCGGCGAACCGGGGCTGCGCACTGCGTGGCCGACCGACGATCCGGGTCTGAGCCGGGTGCAGCGCAAGGAGTTGCAGGAACTGTTGCAGCAGCGCGGTTATGACATCGGCAAGGCCGACGGCATGATCGGCGACGTGACACGCCGGGCGATCCAGGAGGAGCAGCGCAAGCGTGGCATCAGCCCGGCGGATGGGCGGGCAGGGCAGAAGATTCTCAAGGCGTTGCAGGGCGGGTAA
- a CDS encoding polysaccharide lyase family 7 protein: MLDLSTWNLTIPQRGPAATISTAMLNRDYQSPYFQRNVNGVELWVPVNGAHTNGTEYPRTELRETARNGALSFWRYPKADNLLVATLRVDMVPSSRRMVIGQIHSNGSGSAEALPLVKLVYQQRLNLGRVQALVREHPDDVSTRTYTVYEGIPLGEAFSYRLGVSRSGLLTVQVKDGQVTQQLDPQWAFQGLYFKAGLYLQDNRGPASEGGRATFSNLTIYHQ, encoded by the coding sequence ATGCTGGACCTCAGTACCTGGAACCTGACCATTCCCCAGCGCGGCCCGGCCGCGACCATTTCCACTGCAATGCTGAATCGCGATTACCAGAGCCCGTACTTCCAGCGCAACGTCAACGGCGTGGAGCTCTGGGTGCCGGTCAACGGCGCGCACACCAACGGCACCGAGTACCCGCGCACCGAACTGCGCGAGACGGCGCGCAACGGTGCGCTGTCTTTCTGGCGCTATCCGAAGGCCGACAACCTGCTGGTGGCTACCCTGCGAGTCGACATGGTGCCGTCGTCCCGACGCATGGTGATCGGGCAGATCCACAGCAACGGCAGCGGCAGTGCCGAAGCGCTGCCGCTGGTGAAGCTGGTCTACCAGCAGCGCCTGAACCTGGGCCGCGTGCAGGCGCTGGTGCGCGAGCATCCCGATGATGTCTCCACCCGTACCTATACCGTGTACGAAGGCATCCCCCTGGGCGAGGCGTTCAGCTACCGGTTGGGCGTATCGCGCAGCGGCCTGCTGACCGTCCAGGTCAAGGACGGCCAGGTGACCCAGCAACTGGACCCGCAGTGGGCCTTCCAGGGGCTGTACTTCAAGGCCGGGCTCTATCTGCAGGACAATCGCGGACCCGCGAGCGAGGGTGGCCGGGCCACCTTCAGCAACCTGACCATTTACCACCAATGA